AGCTCGTCTGCCGCAAACTCGATCATCAGTACTCACAGGCGCGTTTTCACGAGGATCGCGGCTCGTCGCACTGAATATCCTTGGGATGAAGATCTGGTATAGGATATCGCCAGTCACGGAATAACGATAAACATCACCCGGAGCTGCCATGAAGCCTCATATTGCCTTCCTCGCATTCACCATCTTCGCCACCGGCTGCGGCAAGCCTGCCGACGAGAGTAAACCCACCTCCCCGGATAGCAGCGCACTTGCGCCCGAAGTCGCCCCTCCAGTGGCCAAGAAAGTCCCATACAAGATGGTAATGCACGGCCACGAGCGCATCGACCCCTACTACTGGATGCGTGATGATTCTCGTAGCGACCCTGAAATACTGGGGCACCTGGAGGCGGAGAACCACTATGTCGACCAGGTAATGGCCCACACAGAGTCGCTACAAGACGGCCTGTACCAGGAAATGGTCGGACGACTGGAGAAAGACAAATCTTCCGTCCCGGTCAAGGTACGTGGCTACTGGTACTACACCCGCTATGAATCCGATGGTGAATACCCGATACATGCACGCAAGAAACGCAGCCTGGAAGCAGCAGAAGAAATTTTGCTGGACGTCAATGCACTCGCAGAAGGCCACGCCTATTACAATGTGGCACGCACTGCGGTCTCCCCAGACAACACCCTCCTCGCTTATCCCGAGGACAGGGTGGGCCGGAGAATTTACAGTATTCGCTTCAAGGATCTAAGCACCGGCAAGCTACTGCAGGACAAACTGGAGAACGCCGAGGGCACAGTGGTCTGGGCAAATGATAACCAGACGGTGTTCTACATCAACAAAGACCCGCAAACCCTGCTCGGCTATCAGGTCATGCGACACAAACTGGGTACGCCGCAAAGCGAAGACCAGGTTGTGTACGAAGAAAAAGACAGTAGCTTTTACACCTCTATCTCCAAGTCACGTGATGATTCGATGATTTACATCCATCACTACTCGACCTTGGTAAAAGGGGTTTCCGCACTGGATGCCGACACACCGAATGGTGAATTTCTGCCACTCCATCCACTCGAGCCCAAGCATGAGTATTTTGTGCAAAAACTCGATGACGAATATTTCATCCAGACCAACTGGCAGGCCGAGAACTTCCGCCTGATGAAGGCCACCGCTGAGGCGGTCAACGATAAATCCCAGTGGCAGGAAGTCATCCCGCACCGGGAAGATGTATTGCTGGAGGAGTTCGTGACATTTGATGGCCGGCTGGCGGTTGTCGAGCGAGCCAACGGCCAGTCCGCTCTGCGGATTATCGGGTTGGAAAACGAAGATGATTTCGAGATTGGGTTCAACGATCCGGTGTACCAGCTCTCCCTGAGCAACAATCCAGAGGTATCGTCCGGCACCGTCCGAATCTCCTACTCGAGCCTGACCACACCGAACACCATTTATGATGCGGACCTGCGCTCTGGCGATCTTAAATTGATGAAGCAGGACAAGGTCCTGGGGGACTTCGACCGCACCCGCTACAAGGCTGAGGGCATTCGCATTACTGCTCGAGATGGCAAGCAGATCCCCGTGTCACTGGTTTACCGCAAGGATCTGTTCAAGAAAGACGGTTCCCATCCCCTATTGCAATACGGCTATGGCTCGTATGGCAACACCATCGACCCGGTGTTTATCCCCAGTGTCTTTTCACTTCTGGACCGGGGCTTTGTGTTCGCCATTGCGCATATCCGCGGTGGTCAGAAACTGGGGCGGGCCTGGTATGAAGACGGAAAGATGTTCAACAAAAAGAACACCTTTACGGACTTTATCGACGTCACCAAAGGGTTGGTTCAGCAGAAATACGCCGCTCCTGACAAGGTTTTCGCTTCCGGAGGCAGCGCGGGAGGCCTGCTGATGGGCGCGGTAATCAATATGGAACCGGATCTGTATCGCGGAATTACGGCGAAAGTACCTTTCGTGGATGTGGTGACCACCATGCTGGATGAGTCCATTCCGCTGACCGTGAACGAGTACGACGAGTGGGGCAACCCCAACAACCAGGATAGCTACGAGTATATGCTGTCCTATTCTCCCTACGATCAGGTCACAGCACAGGACTACCCGAACATTCTGGTGACGACCGGGCTTCACGATTCGCAGGTACAGTACTTCGAACCTATGAAGTGGGTGGCAAAACTGCGCGAACTTAAAACCGATCAGAACCAGCTGCTGTTCTACACCAATATAGAAGCGGGTCATGGTGGCGCCTCGGGCCGCTTCCGTCGGAACAAGGAGCGGGCGCTGGAGTACGCCTTCTACCTGGACCTCCTCGGCAAAGGGCACCTGGAAGATACCAATCAGTGAGCGCACTGATTGAACTGGCAACAAGGGCGCGAAACCTGCGCCCTTTGACACTTTTCCCAATTGTGACCTACCGCAAAGCACAGTAGACAAGCCTATCTATACTCGCGCCCCGTCCTGATTTACTGAGATGTACCCATGAAACTGTCTACAAAACTGAACAAGTATGCCCTGGCCCTGCTGGTCGCGGCATGCAGCACGCCGGCCCTCGCTAAAACCAACAACGGTGTGGGCCTGGGCGTGGCCTACGATCTGGGCCTGGGTGTGACTGCGCAATTCCGCGGTACGTCCGTATTCGTCAACAGTGATTCGCTGGCAGTCGATATGCGCATCGAGAACTTCAGCAATGACCTGCGCACCGTACACGCCTATATCGATGCCGGTGGTTTTTATGAAGACGGCGGCAATATTGCCGACAACGACCGGGCCGGTGTTCGCCTGCCTTTGGGACTGACCTTTGGCATCGCCCCCAGCCTGCAGGCCTATATCCAGGCCGTGCCCCATTTCGCATTCAGTGATAACGAGAGCAAAGAAGGCTTCGGCATCGACGGTGCGCTCGGTGTTCGCCTGCGCTTCTGATGCGCGTCTGATACTTAAAAGGCCCGGGCGGCAGCAATACACACACACTGCTGCCGCCCCTGCCCGCTCAACCCCCGTAGCCGGTCATCTCCAGGTATCCCTCACCCCCGTGGCTGCCCGACACTTCCACCGGCCCCTCCCAGTAGCGCAAGCTGCCCGGATTCCAGTAATCGCCCGGCCACGACTGCACCTGTAGTTTGAGCGCCGCCGAGGGAACCTCGATGTCCCACACAACCGGCACCCGGCCAAACCGGCTGTTGCGAAACCCGGTGGGTACCAGCTGGAACTCGTCCGTGGTAAGGGTGCGCGCGCTGCCTTGTGCAGACACGAGCGTGCCGGAATAGAAGTCTTCTTCGCCGCGCACGCGGAACAACATCAGGTGGCGACCATCGTCGAGGTGCAAGGCCATCCAGTCCCATCCCTGCTGATCCGCTTTCAGGTACTGGCTACTCCACTCGCGGTCGAACCAGCCCTGCCCGGTTACGGCAAACGTTTCCCCGTTAAACTCGACTGCACCACCGGTAATTGCCAGCGGATAACTGAAGTACATGGAGCCTCCACCCCCGGCCGATTTGGCACTGAAGCCCTGCTCCCCATTGAGCACCGGCGGTTGCTGTGGCTGAAGCTGCAGGCGATAACGAAAGTCTTCTCCTTTTACATCCAGCTCCCAAGCATTCTCGCCGGTGGCGGAGAGCTGCCAGTGATCAATCCACGCGTTGAACGGCACTGCCGTCACCCTCGCCTGGCCGGTACCGCCACGTCCGGCGCGGTCTTCAAAATGGTGGGTGCCGGGGCCGCTTAACGCCGCGTGAGCCAGCCACAGCTCGTCGCGATGCCAGCCGGGCTCCGCAGAGTTGAACGAACCCGGGCGCACCCCATTGCGAAACAGTGTCCACTGCACACCAAACCGCTGGCCGTTGGCGGTTTTCAGGTTGGCGGTGAGATACCACCACTCCAGACGGTACTGCGGGTGCGGCCCCATGTCCTGGGGCAGCTGCACCGTCATCCCGCGGGCCGCCTGTGCGAACCCGGCCGGAGGCTGGTTGAGTGCCGAGAAGCCCGCATCGGTCTCGGTCTCTCTCTCCCCCTGGCAAGCACACAGGGTCATCAGAGCGATAAAACACGATGCCAGTCTCACGGTGAGCCGGTTACTCATTTTTCAACCCCTCCAGCCGCACCGGATTACCCGCCATCACGCCCACAAGCGCTCCGATGCCGAGACACGCGGCCCACACCTGCAGCCAGTAAGCGGGGTAAAGATGCAGAGACAAAGCCCAGCCAAATGCCGCCGGGTTCACTTTTGCCACCAGCACCCAACCGAGAAACACGCCCAGCGGAATCGCCAGTGCCGCCAGCAGCCCCGTGACCAGCATGCTGTGCGCAATCAACCGCCGGCGCAGGCTCGGGCGGCTGACACCGTACACATGCAGCAGCGTATAACTTCCGTGCCGCAGGCGGAAAATAACCAGCCCCATCAACGCCAGTGCCACCCCGGCAAGGGTCAGGGTGAGCAGATTCAGAAGCCGAGTCATGCGGAAGGTCCGATCAAACGCGTCGTTGGCGGCCTGTTTGAGCCATGCCTGATCCCGCACGCGGCTACCGGCCAGCCAGGAATATTTTTCTGGCCAGTCGCGCCAGGCAGTATCGGCGGGTGCCCGCATGGCCAGTACGAAAGTGGTGTATTGGGACGGTATGGAAGCGGGCAAGGCAGCCAGGGCTAACACGATTTCACCCTCTGGCCGGCCATAGTCCGCATAAATCCCCACGATCTCGCGGGTCTGCTGCACGGTGCCGAGCTGGAAAGTCACCGTGTCGCCGAGCGTGAGCCCTCGGCGTCGGGCGAGCTGTTCATTGACCATAACGCCGTGCAGGTCGAGCCCCCGCCAGTACGCAGGTGCTGCCTGTAAAAATGGCCATTCCTGAACCAGTGGCGAGGCGGGATCAACTGCCATCACATCCACCGGTAAAGCGCCCAGCACGCCGCGCCCGCGCACCATCGGTAATACGCTGGCGACACCGGGCAATGCAGATAATTGCTCCGCGAAGTCTTCCGGCGCCACCGACTCGCCCGGGTCAAGGTAGAGATCGCCCTGCAGGCGCTGATCGAGCCAGCGGTCAAAAGTTGTTTCAAAGCCCGTCACCATGGATTGCACAGCAATCGCCGTGGCAATCGCAAACGCCAGCGCAATCAGAGGTAATTGCAGCAGATGGCACAGTGCGCGCATTTCCGCGCAGGACCACTCCAGCAGTGGCCGCTGGCGCCCCATCCATGGCTGCCGGCACCGACGTTCCAACCAGCCAAGAATGCGCGCCAGCATATCCGGCAACAAAAGCCCTGCCCCGACCAGACAACCCAGAGTGGCAGCAAAAATGAGCCACAGGGTTTCGGTGAACAACAAGCACGTCACCGAGCCGGCCAACACCGCCAATGCCAGCGGCCACCGCCAGGCCGGGTTGCCGTGCCATTCCCACTGCGCGTCCGTGCGCGCGGTCATCAGTAGATCCGCGCCGGCCCAGGCCACCACCAAAACGAGGATCAGGACCATGCCGAGCCAGGTTGCCGCGCCTGGAGAGCGCTGGGCATAGAATTCGACGCTGAACAGTCCCTGCAGCGTGCCCTGGAAACCCGACGCCATCGACCCGGCCAAGAGCTCGCCCAGCCAAAGGCCCAGCGTACCGCCCACCAGCGCTACCACAACCACCTCAACCAGCAGCGCGCGGTTAAGCTGACCCTTAGGCACGCCAACTCGCGCCAGTATTTGCAAGCTGCGGCGACGCTGTTCCAGTGCGAAGCGATACACCGCACGTACCAGCAGTCCCGCCACTAATAGCGCGAGCACGCCCAGCGCGTTCAGGCTAAGTAGAAAGGCATCCACCAGGGGATCTGGCTCCACCCCATATTCCTGAACCTCACTGCGGTACTCCGATGGCAAACCCGCGTCCTGCAGCTCGGCCGCGGGTGTCAAAATCGCAAGAGACTTGCGCCCCGTGCGCGCCAGTTCGGCTGCAACCGAAATGTCCGTAAGCAATTCCCCGCGCGGCAACCCCGATGCTTCTCGCAACGAATAACGGACGGAGGTTGTCACTGTGTGCTGTTCCCAGCGCGCCAGATCTGCGGCATTGCCGAGCAAGGTGGGCTGGTCAAATTCCTCGATCAGCCGCCCCACCGCTTGCGCAGCCCCGGCCGCGTTGCCGTCGCGCGCTCGGTACTGGCGCAGGCAACCGGCACTGAATGGATCGATACCCACCACCACCGGTGCATCCTCCGCCGCAACACGCACTTCCAGTCTTGGGGAGACGCAAATGCCGAGCCTGCGCAGGCGCACAAAATCCTCTACCGTCAGCGGCTCGCCGTCCTCGCGCACCACACTCAACAAGGGTTCCAGCGCCGCCCGGGATTCATTCACGGCATCCGCCGCAGACCCGGTTAGCGCGCGCACGCCACTCCACAGCATGGCCGCGCAGACGAGAATCAGCAGCAGGCTCACCAGTTGCCCCGGGTGGCGGCGATAGTGGCTCAGGAAGACGCCGGCGAGACCCATGGGCTCAGGACTCCTTCCCGCAGTTCAAGAATTCGGTCGCAGCGCTGGGCCAGCTCCGGGTTATGGGTGACGATGAGTGCGCCAAGCTGGCGCTCACGCATGGCATCGAAAAACAGCGGCACCACACGTTCCGCCGTCGCATAATCCAGGCTGCCGGTTGGCTCGTCCGCGAGCATCAGTTCCGGTTGCATGGCAAAGGCACAAGCAAGCGCGGCCCGTTGTCGCTGACCGCCAGAGAGTTGGTCGGGGTAACGGTGTGCTGTGTCGGCAATGCCGAGCTGGTCGAGCAGCGCCTCGCCATCATGCGCTTGCAAGCCCGCAAGCCCGGCGCGAAAGGCAATATTACGGGAAACGGTGAGAGTGGGGATCAGGTTGCCATCCTGAAACAGGGTGGCGATACGGGTGCGCCGAAGCTCGGCCCAGTCGCGTTCGCTCAGCTCAGAATACGCCCGGCCAAATACACACAATTCACCACTATCGGGCTGTAACAGGCCGTTGAGCAAGTTCAGTAGCGTGCTCTTGCCCGAGCCTGAGGGGCCAATGACCGCCACCGCTTCCCCCCGCCGCAATTCCAGCGACAGTCCGTGTAACACGCTGATCTGCTCACGGCCGTTGCGGTAGCAGCGGTGGAGATTCTGTGCCTGTATCAGGGCATCGTTCATAGTGTGGCGGACATGGCTGGTGGCTAGAGGTACCAGCAAGTCTATCGCACCGTTGACCGCGCATAAAAAAGGGACTGAATTTTCAGTCCCTTTTTCGCCGTAGGCATTAATCCCTAGCCCCTAATCCCTCGCTTAGAGATTAGCGATCTCGATCATCATCGCCGTATACATTTTCAGATTCAGGCGCAGCTGATCCACGGTGATGAACTCGTGCTCTGAATGACCGGTGTAGGCCTTGTCCGGCATCGACGGGCCGAAGCTCACGGCATTGGGCAACAGTTTGGCATTGGTCGAACCACCAATAGCCACCGGGCCCGCGTCCTCGATCCCGGTAAAGTGGCGAAACACTTCCAGCAGTGGTTCCACATGGGGAGCATCATCTGCTCGGTACGGCTCACCCAGGCTCACGTCCACATCGGCCATCTGGATGCCGGTCTCCTTCTGCCAGCGGTCGATGGTACTGTGGATCTGCTTGTCGAGGAGCTCAGCGGTCTTGCCGGTAGGGCGACGCAGGTTCAGGTAGCTGGTAAGCCCCTTGTCGTCGGCCTTCACCATGGTCAGGGCGCCGGTCATCGGCCCCATAAAGTCATCGCGGTAGGCGATATCGCCAAACTGCTCGGCGAGGATTCCGGTGCCGATCAGGTCGTTGATATAGCGCACGGTGGCGCCGGCGGCATTGGCAGGCCAGTCGTAATCGCCCAGCACATCTGCCAGGAAGGCAATGGCATTGATGCCGTGTTCCGGCTCGGAGCTATGGGTGGCCACACCGCGTGCGGTGATTGCCAGTGCACCGTCTTTTTCCGCGAATTCAAACTTCACCCGCGGGTGTGTCGCGGCGCGGGCGCGGATTGCCTTCTCCAGTTCGGGAGTCGGGTTGGCGATACTGGCGTGGGCCTCGTCCGGCACCTGACTGCGGAAGTAGCCGCCGTGAAAATCACGCAGGTAGGGTCTGTTCTTGTCCGCCACGACGGAGCCCGCAAAGGTGGCGCGGACTTCGCTCCAACCCTTCTCTGCGGTCACCACCGGGTATTGGGCGTCGATGGTGATGTTATACGCGGGCATATCGTAATCTTTCAGGAATACCTTGAGCGGCTCCCAGTCCGATTCCTCGGCCATATAAACGATCAGTTCCACGCGCCGCTTCATCGGCACGCCTTTGTCCTTGATCGCTTTCATCGCATAGAGGGCAGTGGCAATTGGCCCCTTGTCGTCCTCGCTGCCGCGGGCGATGAGCTTGCCCGGTTCGCTGGTGCGGTCCAGCTCAAACGGGCTCTTTTTCCACTTGGCCGGGTTGGCGGGCTGCACATCACCGTGGGTGACGATACCGACCTTCTCCTCGCCCTGCCCCATGGCAACGATGATCACATAGCCGTGGTCCTCGCATTCCAGACCCAGCGCCTTGGCCTTGCCGCACAGGGTGCGTTTGAAGCCGGAAAATTCCGGGTTCTTTTCCAGCGGCAGGTCTTCCCGCGCGACAGTTTCGAATTGCACCAGCTCGGCGAGGGTGTCAGTCATCGCCGCTTCGTATTTGTTCACCGCATAGTCTGCAGTCTTTTGCGCTACGGACGATACATCCGCGGCCGCAGCCAGCGGCAACAGCAGCAGCGACACCGCCACTCGTGCAATTTGAGTTCGGAAATTCACAAGTCACTCCGTTGGTAAGGGAAAGGCGCAGTATACCGTTCACGCGGTAGACAAATTCAAACACCCACGATGCGAGCGCGGAACTTGCGCCCCTTGAGCTTGCCACTGGCGAGCTTGTTCAGGGCCTTTTTGGCCACCGGGCGCTCTACTGCGACAAACGTGGAGAAATCGAACAGCTGGATTTTACCGATCTGCTTGCCGTCGATGCCGCCCTCGCCGGTGAGGGCGCCAACCACATCGCCGGCGCGTACTTTCTGCTTTTTACCGCCGTCGATTTGCAGCGTCGCCATGATCGGGCGCGTCGGGGCAAAGCCGCGAGGCAGTTCCGGCACTTCCTGCAGAGTGATTTTCTGTTGCATCTGCTCCTCCAGACGCTCCAGTTTGTATATCTCCTTCTTGCTCACCAACGAGAGGGCTACGCCCTTCTGCCCTGCCCGCCCGGTGCGACCGACCCGGTGCACATGCACTTCCGGGTCGCGGGACAGGTGATAATTCACCACCACCGGCAGTTCTTCGATGTCGAGTCCACGGGCGGCAACGTCGGTCGCGACCAGAATCGACGCGCTGCCGTTGGCGAAGAGCGTCAGCGTACGGTCACGATCCTTCTGCTCCATATCACCGTGCAGTGCCAGCGCCGCAAAACCCGCACGTTTTAGTGTCTCCGCCGCTTCGTCGGTTTCTTTTTTGGTATTGCAGAACACCAGTGCTGAAGACGCATCGTAATTGGCGAGCAGCTGATACAGGGCCGCGGGCCGTGCCTCATTGTTTTCTACCCGGTAGTAATGCTGCTGGATGGAACTCTGGGTGTGCCCTGCGGCCACCTCTACTTTTACCGGATCGCGCAGTACGCGGGTTGCCAGGGCATCAATGGTTTTGGGGTAAGTGGCGGAGAACAGCAGCGTCTGCCGTTGCTGTGGCAACTCTGCCAGGATCTGGTCGAGCACTGCCTGGAAGCCCATATCCAGCATGCGGTCGGCCTCGTCCAGTACCAGGGTGTCCACATTGCTGAGGTCGAGATTGCCCTTGCGCAAATGGTCTTCGATGCGTCCCGGCGTACCCACCACGATATGGGCCCCGTGCTTGAGCGAGCCAATCTGCGGCCCGAAGGGCATACCGCCACACAGGGTCAGGATCTTGATGTTGTGAATCGCCCGCGCCAGCTTGCGCAGTTCCCGCGCCACCTGGTCCGCCAGCTCGCGGGTGGGACACAGTACCAGCGACTGCACCCGAAACTGCTCTACCCGTAGTTTATGCAGCAGCCCCAGGCCGAAGGCCACGGTCTTGCCCGAGCCGGTCTTGGCTTGGCCGATCACGTCTTTGCCATCCACGATCGCCGGCAGCGCGGCGGCCTGGATTTCCGTCAGGCGCTCGTAACCCAGGTCTTCGAGGTTCTTGAGGAGAGAAGGCTGCAGCGGCAGGGACTGGAATTCGCGGGGATGATTGGTATCAGCGGTGGTCACAACGGAGGCTCGGTTAGAGAAATAGCCGCGTATTGTAGGGAAGCCGGGAGCCATTTCCTATGGGAAACGGCATAACCCCACATTAAGCGCCAAAAGCTGGTTTGGCCGGCTGTGCTGCAGGCAACCCGCTACAGCGGGCGACACATAATATCGACGGTTTCTCCGTAGTATTCGCAAGACCGGATGGTCTGCCATCCCAGGCGCTCGTAATACGCCCGCGTCTCTGGGGTAAACAGATACAGATTGGGAATGGCGTGCGCTGCACAGTGCTCCAGCAGCGCCTCGATCAGTTGCCTGCCCACCCCGACACTGCGGTATTCAGGCAACACATAAAAGTTGGCCAGCCACGGCCCCCAGGGCTCTTCGATCTCCATGTCCCGTGGCAACACGCTGATCGAGCCCACCGGTATCTTGCCGACGAGCGCGACGAACGTCGTCGGCACCGGCTGCGCGCCGACGCAGCTTTCGAGTTCAGCGGCAAAATCCTGCAGCGACTGCTCCGGATACAAATGACTCCACTCGGCAAAATGCCACGCCGCGAGCACGGCAACCGCATCGGGCCTTTCGGACAGATTCACGACTTCTATCGCTTTCAACGCTTCAACCACGGTAATACTCCGCTCATGCGCTCCACGTTGCTCGTTAACCCTGCTGAGCTTGCAGTGCAATCATTTTTTCAAAGGGCTGCAGAATCATCTGAAAATCGGTATCTGGCTCCAGCTCCTGCATCGCCTTCGCGATACTCTCAATCGTCGACAGGCTGTTCTCCAGCGAGGAATGCCGCACCTGGTAGTTGGAGTGCAGCGCACCCTCGAAACTGACCCGGGGCAATTGCTGTAACACCGGGTGCAGATGGAGCATTTTTTTGGACTTCCGCCAGGTCGCGTCGATCACCACCAGCTGTTCCAGCGCCTGTGCCTGCGGCGTACCGGGCTCTACCTGAGGTACTTCCGGCAACCAGCTCAGGGAAGGATATAGCAGCGCCGAGTGAGGCTTTAGCAGTTCCGCCAATGCAGCGTCCGACAGGCTCTCCGCCACGACCAAATTACTGTGATCCAGGCAGAGGTGCGCCATACGCCCGGTATTGAACGGGTGCTTCTGTTCTTGCGGGTGCTGTATGATCAGCACCTGAATTCGATTGGGAATACGCACCAGCGCGCTGCAATAGCAGACTTTGGGGGGGCGCTGGCACGTTGGGCAGATTTCGCGTGGCATGAGAGAGTTATGGACCCGGATTTTTCGACTGATTCATTGACTGCCCAGTGGCTCTCCGATGCGGAGATGCCATTAGCCAACAAATTCTACCGCACCCACAAATTCCGCGGCAAAGCACGGCGGCACGACCCGTGTATGGTGATCCGCGATAGCAAGAACCAGATAATCGCCTGTGGCTCCCTGCGTAAACTCACCGACAGTCAGCTGCTGGCCGGCGTTGCGGTGGCGGAGGAATTCCAGGGCCGGGGTGTGGCGCGACTATTACTTGGCCGTATGGCAGAAGCCTACGACGACCACACCTTCACTTTTCCCTACCGCCACCTGGTGCCGTTTTACCAGTCCCTTGGATATGCAGAGGTCACGGAAGCGGGGCTACCGTCCGCCATTATCGACCGGTTTCACACCTACCAGAAACAGGGACGCGATATTGTGCTGATGCACTATCAGTCGAAACAATAGCGAGTTTTGCGTCCTGAAAATC
The nucleotide sequence above comes from Microbulbifer salipaludis. Encoded proteins:
- a CDS encoding S9 family peptidase, which encodes MKPHIAFLAFTIFATGCGKPADESKPTSPDSSALAPEVAPPVAKKVPYKMVMHGHERIDPYYWMRDDSRSDPEILGHLEAENHYVDQVMAHTESLQDGLYQEMVGRLEKDKSSVPVKVRGYWYYTRYESDGEYPIHARKKRSLEAAEEILLDVNALAEGHAYYNVARTAVSPDNTLLAYPEDRVGRRIYSIRFKDLSTGKLLQDKLENAEGTVVWANDNQTVFYINKDPQTLLGYQVMRHKLGTPQSEDQVVYEEKDSSFYTSISKSRDDSMIYIHHYSTLVKGVSALDADTPNGEFLPLHPLEPKHEYFVQKLDDEYFIQTNWQAENFRLMKATAEAVNDKSQWQEVIPHREDVLLEEFVTFDGRLAVVERANGQSALRIIGLENEDDFEIGFNDPVYQLSLSNNPEVSSGTVRISYSSLTTPNTIYDADLRSGDLKLMKQDKVLGDFDRTRYKAEGIRITARDGKQIPVSLVYRKDLFKKDGSHPLLQYGYGSYGNTIDPVFIPSVFSLLDRGFVFAIAHIRGGQKLGRAWYEDGKMFNKKNTFTDFIDVTKGLVQQKYAAPDKVFASGGSAGGLLMGAVINMEPDLYRGITAKVPFVDVVTTMLDESIPLTVNEYDEWGNPNNQDSYEYMLSYSPYDQVTAQDYPNILVTTGLHDSQVQYFEPMKWVAKLRELKTDQNQLLFYTNIEAGHGGASGRFRRNKERALEYAFYLDLLGKGHLEDTNQ
- a CDS encoding lipocalin-like domain-containing protein, yielding MSNRLTVRLASCFIALMTLCACQGERETETDAGFSALNQPPAGFAQAARGMTVQLPQDMGPHPQYRLEWWYLTANLKTANGQRFGVQWTLFRNGVRPGSFNSAEPGWHRDELWLAHAALSGPGTHHFEDRAGRGGTGQARVTAVPFNAWIDHWQLSATGENAWELDVKGEDFRYRLQLQPQQPPVLNGEQGFSAKSAGGGGSMYFSYPLAITGGAVEFNGETFAVTGQGWFDREWSSQYLKADQQGWDWMALHLDDGRHLMLFRVRGEEDFYSGTLVSAQGSARTLTTDEFQLVPTGFRNSRFGRVPVVWDIEVPSAALKLQVQSWPGDYWNPGSLRYWEGPVEVSGSHGGEGYLEMTGYGG
- a CDS encoding FtsX-like permease family protein; its protein translation is MGLAGVFLSHYRRHPGQLVSLLLILVCAAMLWSGVRALTGSAADAVNESRAALEPLLSVVREDGEPLTVEDFVRLRRLGICVSPRLEVRVAAEDAPVVVGIDPFSAGCLRQYRARDGNAAGAAQAVGRLIEEFDQPTLLGNAADLARWEQHTVTTSVRYSLREASGLPRGELLTDISVAAELARTGRKSLAILTPAAELQDAGLPSEYRSEVQEYGVEPDPLVDAFLLSLNALGVLALLVAGLLVRAVYRFALEQRRRSLQILARVGVPKGQLNRALLVEVVVVALVGGTLGLWLGELLAGSMASGFQGTLQGLFSVEFYAQRSPGAATWLGMVLILVLVVAWAGADLLMTARTDAQWEWHGNPAWRWPLALAVLAGSVTCLLFTETLWLIFAATLGCLVGAGLLLPDMLARILGWLERRCRQPWMGRQRPLLEWSCAEMRALCHLLQLPLIALAFAIATAIAVQSMVTGFETTFDRWLDQRLQGDLYLDPGESVAPEDFAEQLSALPGVASVLPMVRGRGVLGALPVDVMAVDPASPLVQEWPFLQAAPAYWRGLDLHGVMVNEQLARRRGLTLGDTVTFQLGTVQQTREIVGIYADYGRPEGEIVLALAALPASIPSQYTTFVLAMRAPADTAWRDWPEKYSWLAGSRVRDQAWLKQAANDAFDRTFRMTRLLNLLTLTLAGVALALMGLVIFRLRHGSYTLLHVYGVSRPSLRRRLIAHSMLVTGLLAALAIPLGVFLGWVLVAKVNPAAFGWALSLHLYPAYWLQVWAACLGIGALVGVMAGNPVRLEGLKNE
- a CDS encoding ABC transporter ATP-binding protein, with the translated sequence MLVPLATSHVRHTMNDALIQAQNLHRCYRNGREQISVLHGLSLELRRGEAVAVIGPSGSGKSTLLNLLNGLLQPDSGELCVFGRAYSELSERDWAELRRTRIATLFQDGNLIPTLTVSRNIAFRAGLAGLQAHDGEALLDQLGIADTAHRYPDQLSGGQRQRAALACAFAMQPELMLADEPTGSLDYATAERVVPLFFDAMRERQLGALIVTHNPELAQRCDRILELREGVLSPWVSPASS
- a CDS encoding dipeptidase; translation: MNFRTQIARVAVSLLLLPLAAAADVSSVAQKTADYAVNKYEAAMTDTLAELVQFETVAREDLPLEKNPEFSGFKRTLCGKAKALGLECEDHGYVIIVAMGQGEEKVGIVTHGDVQPANPAKWKKSPFELDRTSEPGKLIARGSEDDKGPIATALYAMKAIKDKGVPMKRRVELIVYMAEESDWEPLKVFLKDYDMPAYNITIDAQYPVVTAEKGWSEVRATFAGSVVADKNRPYLRDFHGGYFRSQVPDEAHASIANPTPELEKAIRARAATHPRVKFEFAEKDGALAITARGVATHSSEPEHGINAIAFLADVLGDYDWPANAAGATVRYINDLIGTGILAEQFGDIAYRDDFMGPMTGALTMVKADDKGLTSYLNLRRPTGKTAELLDKQIHSTIDRWQKETGIQMADVDVSLGEPYRADDAPHVEPLLEVFRHFTGIEDAGPVAIGGSTNAKLLPNAVSFGPSMPDKAYTGHSEHEFITVDQLRLNLKMYTAMMIEIANL
- the dbpA gene encoding ATP-dependent RNA helicase DbpA; this encodes MTTADTNHPREFQSLPLQPSLLKNLEDLGYERLTEIQAAALPAIVDGKDVIGQAKTGSGKTVAFGLGLLHKLRVEQFRVQSLVLCPTRELADQVARELRKLARAIHNIKILTLCGGMPFGPQIGSLKHGAHIVVGTPGRIEDHLRKGNLDLSNVDTLVLDEADRMLDMGFQAVLDQILAELPQQRQTLLFSATYPKTIDALATRVLRDPVKVEVAAGHTQSSIQQHYYRVENNEARPAALYQLLANYDASSALVFCNTKKETDEAAETLKRAGFAALALHGDMEQKDRDRTLTLFANGSASILVATDVAARGLDIEELPVVVNYHLSRDPEVHVHRVGRTGRAGQKGVALSLVSKKEIYKLERLEEQMQQKITLQEVPELPRGFAPTRPIMATLQIDGGKKQKVRAGDVVGALTGEGGIDGKQIGKIQLFDFSTFVAVERPVAKKALNKLASGKLKGRKFRARIVGV
- a CDS encoding GNAT family N-acetyltransferase, with translation MVEALKAIEVVNLSERPDAVAVLAAWHFAEWSHLYPEQSLQDFAAELESCVGAQPVPTTFVALVGKIPVGSISVLPRDMEIEEPWGPWLANFYVLPEYRSVGVGRQLIEALLEHCAAHAIPNLYLFTPETRAYYERLGWQTIRSCEYYGETVDIMCRPL
- a CDS encoding tRNA-uridine aminocarboxypropyltransferase, producing the protein MPREICPTCQRPPKVCYCSALVRIPNRIQVLIIQHPQEQKHPFNTGRMAHLCLDHSNLVVAESLSDAALAELLKPHSALLYPSLSWLPEVPQVEPGTPQAQALEQLVVIDATWRKSKKMLHLHPVLQQLPRVSFEGALHSNYQVRHSSLENSLSTIESIAKAMQELEPDTDFQMILQPFEKMIALQAQQG